A stretch of the Thalassotalea euphylliae genome encodes the following:
- a CDS encoding PilZ domain-containing protein, translating to MENRRQFTRILFSIKATLYVEEQLEEQAFPVSIHDISLNGALVTNPKCNTPLQGKLGRLVFKLGDSDALVEMHIGVVHQEADTMGLQCNAIDIDSVTHLRRLVELNLGDQSQLEKELSQLSKSQ from the coding sequence ATGGAAAATCGACGTCAATTCACCCGTATTCTGTTTTCTATCAAAGCGACCTTGTATGTTGAGGAGCAATTAGAAGAACAAGCATTTCCTGTTTCTATTCACGACATTTCCCTTAACGGCGCGTTAGTCACAAACCCAAAATGTAACACACCATTGCAAGGTAAATTAGGTCGATTAGTGTTTAAGTTAGGCGACAGTGATGCCTTAGTGGAAATGCATATTGGCGTGGTACACCAAGAGGCCGATACCATGGGGCTGCAGTGCAACGCCATTGATATTGACAGTGTCACGCACCTACGTCGATTGGTAGAACTTAACTTAGGTGACCAATCTCAGTTAGAAAAAGAACTTTCCCAACTTTCCAAAAGCCAATAG
- a CDS encoding glycine cleavage system protein R, with product MDHLVISLVGKDQPGIVDKLSAIIQQHQGNWQNSSLHHLTGTFAGVIEVSASANDIQALDSALKQLPDLQVQTQITSPADSDEQAAITLELTANDRQGIVQDIASVIHHQGGNLIKLVSKQGAAPHTGQTMFNAKAKIQVNQTQLDELICALENLADDLMVDISQ from the coding sequence ATGGACCATTTAGTTATAAGTTTAGTTGGTAAAGACCAACCAGGTATTGTTGATAAGCTATCAGCCATTATTCAGCAGCACCAAGGTAATTGGCAAAACAGTAGCTTGCACCACTTGACTGGTACATTTGCCGGTGTTATTGAAGTGTCAGCAAGCGCTAATGATATTCAAGCACTCGATAGCGCATTAAAACAGTTGCCTGATTTGCAAGTGCAAACTCAAATCACCTCACCAGCAGATAGCGATGAGCAGGCCGCAATCACGTTAGAATTAACGGCCAATGACCGCCAAGGTATCGTACAAGACATTGCTTCTGTGATTCATCATCAAGGTGGCAACTTGATCAAATTAGTCAGCAAACAAGGGGCGGCGCCACATACTGGCCAAACCATGTTTAACGCCAAGGCGAAAATTCAAGTGAATCAAACTCAGTTAGACGAGCTTATCTGTGCACTTGAAAACCTAGCGGATGATTTAATGGTAGATATTAGCCAATAG